In Bacillus sp. DX3.1, the following proteins share a genomic window:
- the pnp gene encoding polyribonucleotide nucleotidyltransferase, which produces MSHEKQVFSIDLAGRQLTIETGQLAKQANGAVLVRYGDTAVLSTATASKEPKNVDFFPLTVNYEERLYAVGKIPGGFIKREGRPSEKAILASRLIDRPIRPLFADGFRNEVQVVSIVMSVDQDCSSEMAAMLGSSLALSISDVPFEGPIAGATVGRIDGKFVINPTVAQQEQSDIHLVVAGTKDAINMVEAGADQVPEEIMLEAIMFGHDEIKRLVAFQEEIVQAVGKEKTEVKLYEVDAVINQNVREMAEKDMHAAIQVYEKHAREDAINEVKKRVIEHYEANEADGETLGQVNEILYKIVKEEVRRLITVEKIRPDGRKGDEIRPLASEVGILSRTHGSGLFTRGQTQALSICTLGALGDVQILDGLGVEESKRFMHHYNFPSFSVGETRPMRGPGRREIGHGALGERALEPVIPSEQDFPYTVRLVSEVLESNGSTSQASICGSTLAMMDAGVPLKAPVAGIAMGLVKSGEHYTILTDIQGMEDHLGDMDFKVAGTAQGVTALQMDIKIAGLSREILEEALQQAKVGRMHILDHMLSAIAEPRKELSAYAPKIITMTINPDKIRDVIGPSGKQINKIIEETGVKIDIEQDGTVFISSIDQEMNEKAKKIIEDIVREVQVGEIYLGKVKRVEKFGAFVGLFSGKDGLVHISELALERVGKVEDVVKIGDEISVKVIEIDKQGRVNLSRKVLLKEEQEKEAAKEEASKQENEQEQK; this is translated from the coding sequence ATGAGTCACGAAAAGCAAGTCTTCTCGATAGATTTAGCTGGTCGTCAGCTTACAATTGAAACAGGTCAGCTTGCAAAACAAGCAAACGGAGCAGTATTAGTAAGATATGGCGACACAGCGGTTCTATCTACAGCAACTGCATCAAAAGAGCCTAAAAATGTAGATTTCTTTCCATTAACAGTAAACTATGAAGAGCGTTTATATGCAGTAGGTAAAATTCCAGGCGGCTTCATTAAACGTGAAGGTCGTCCAAGTGAAAAGGCAATTTTAGCGAGTCGCTTAATTGACCGTCCAATTCGTCCACTTTTCGCAGATGGATTCCGTAACGAAGTGCAAGTTGTCAGCATCGTTATGAGTGTGGACCAAGATTGTTCTTCTGAAATGGCAGCTATGCTTGGTTCTTCTTTAGCGTTATCGATTTCAGATGTGCCATTTGAAGGTCCGATTGCTGGCGCGACAGTTGGTCGTATTGACGGAAAATTTGTTATTAACCCAACAGTAGCACAACAAGAACAAAGTGATATTCACCTTGTTGTAGCTGGAACAAAAGATGCAATTAACATGGTAGAAGCAGGAGCTGATCAAGTACCTGAAGAAATAATGTTAGAAGCGATTATGTTCGGTCATGATGAGATTAAACGTCTAGTTGCTTTCCAAGAAGAGATTGTACAAGCAGTTGGTAAAGAAAAAACAGAAGTGAAATTATATGAAGTAGATGCTGTAATCAATCAAAATGTACGTGAAATGGCAGAGAAAGATATGCATGCTGCGATTCAAGTATATGAAAAACATGCACGTGAAGATGCAATTAACGAAGTGAAAAAGCGTGTGATTGAGCACTATGAAGCAAATGAAGCTGATGGAGAAACATTAGGACAAGTAAATGAGATTTTATATAAAATTGTAAAAGAAGAAGTACGTCGTCTTATTACAGTTGAAAAAATCCGCCCAGATGGACGTAAAGGTGACGAAATCCGTCCTTTAGCATCAGAGGTAGGAATTTTATCTCGTACGCACGGTTCTGGTTTATTTACACGTGGACAAACACAAGCGCTTAGTATTTGTACGTTAGGTGCATTAGGCGATGTGCAAATTTTAGACGGTCTTGGTGTAGAGGAATCAAAACGTTTTATGCATCACTATAACTTCCCGTCCTTTAGTGTTGGAGAAACAAGACCAATGCGTGGACCTGGTCGTCGTGAAATTGGTCACGGTGCATTAGGTGAACGTGCGCTTGAACCAGTTATTCCATCCGAGCAAGACTTCCCGTATACAGTTCGTCTTGTATCAGAAGTATTAGAATCAAATGGTTCTACTTCACAAGCAAGTATTTGTGGAAGTACGTTAGCGATGATGGATGCAGGTGTTCCGCTTAAAGCACCAGTTGCTGGTATTGCAATGGGACTTGTGAAGTCTGGTGAGCACTACACAATTTTAACTGATATCCAAGGTATGGAAGATCACTTAGGTGATATGGACTTTAAAGTAGCAGGTACAGCTCAAGGTGTAACAGCGCTACAAATGGATATTAAAATTGCTGGTTTATCTCGTGAAATTTTAGAGGAAGCATTGCAACAAGCAAAAGTTGGCCGCATGCACATTCTAGATCATATGTTATCTGCTATTGCCGAGCCTCGTAAAGAGTTATCTGCGTATGCTCCGAAAATTATTACAATGACAATTAATCCGGACAAAATCCGTGATGTTATTGGACCGAGCGGTAAGCAAATTAACAAAATTATTGAAGAAACTGGCGTGAAAATTGATATTGAACAAGATGGTACAGTCTTTATTTCTTCTATTGATCAAGAGATGAATGAAAAGGCGAAGAAAATCATTGAAGATATTGTTCGTGAAGTACAAGTAGGCGAAATTTACTTAGGAAAAGTAAAACGCGTTGAAAAATTCGGTGCTTTCGTTGGATTATTCAGTGGTAAAGATGGTCTTGTCCATATTTCTGAACTTGCACTTGAACGTGTAGGCAAAGTAGAAGACGTTGTGAAAATCGGTGATGAGATTTCAGTAAAAGTTATCGAGATTGACAAACAAGGTCGTGTAAACTTGTCTAGAAAAGTATTGCTTAAAGAAGAGCAAGAAAAAGAAGCTGCAAAAGAAGAAGCCTCAAAACAAGAAAATGAGCAAGAGCAAAAATAA
- the rpsO gene encoding 30S ribosomal protein S15, with protein sequence MALTQERKNEIIAQFRTHETDTGSPEVQIAVLTEQINTLNEHLRTHKKDHHSRRGLLKMVGKRRNLLTYLRNNDITRYRELITKLGLRR encoded by the coding sequence ATGGCTTTAACACAAGAGCGTAAAAATGAAATCATTGCACAATTTAGAACTCATGAGACTGATACTGGTTCTCCAGAGGTTCAAATTGCTGTCCTAACAGAGCAAATTAACACTCTAAATGAGCACTTACGTACTCACAAGAAGGATCATCATTCACGTCGTGGTCTATTAAAGATGGTTGGTAAACGTCGTAACTTACTTACTTACCTTCGTAACAATGACATCACACGTTACCGTGAATTAATCACAAAGCTTGGCTTACGTCGATAG
- the ribF gene encoding bifunctional riboflavin kinase/FAD synthetase — protein sequence MKLIHLTHPHAQNKIELPPTVMALGYFDGIHLGHQRVIQTAKKMADERGCKSAVMTFHPHPSVVLGKKEAHVEYITPMSIKEKVIASLGIDTLYVVKFDESFANLLPQQFVDEYIIGLNAKHIVAGFDYSYGRLGKGTMETLPFHARGEFAQTVIEKVEFQEEKVSSTSLRKLIRNGEMDKIPSILGRAYTVEGTVVHGDKRGRQIGFPTANVALKDEYLLPPVGVYAVRMKVNDEWHDGVCNIGYRPTFKEERQLSIEVHLFNFHQDIYDQSVVVEWRVRIREEKKFNGIDELVAQIAKDKQTAQEYFSTAKNILAFSNEK from the coding sequence GTGAAACTCATTCATTTAACTCATCCCCATGCACAAAATAAAATAGAATTACCGCCTACTGTAATGGCATTAGGATATTTTGATGGCATTCATTTAGGACATCAGCGTGTAATTCAAACAGCAAAAAAGATGGCGGACGAAAGAGGATGTAAAAGTGCTGTTATGACGTTTCATCCACACCCATCTGTTGTATTAGGGAAAAAAGAAGCACATGTGGAGTACATTACTCCAATGAGCATAAAAGAAAAAGTAATTGCGAGTTTAGGAATTGACACGTTATACGTTGTGAAATTTGATGAATCATTTGCTAATTTGTTGCCACAACAATTTGTAGATGAATATATTATTGGGTTGAATGCAAAACATATTGTAGCTGGCTTTGATTATTCGTATGGACGTTTAGGAAAAGGGACGATGGAAACTTTGCCATTTCATGCAAGAGGGGAGTTTGCACAGACCGTGATTGAAAAAGTAGAATTTCAAGAAGAAAAAGTAAGTTCCACATCATTACGAAAGTTGATTCGTAATGGGGAAATGGACAAAATTCCGTCTATTTTAGGTAGGGCCTATACTGTGGAAGGAACTGTCGTTCACGGAGATAAACGCGGACGTCAAATTGGTTTTCCAACAGCAAATGTTGCTTTAAAGGATGAATATCTTCTGCCACCTGTTGGTGTATATGCGGTGAGAATGAAAGTAAATGATGAGTGGCATGATGGCGTATGTAACATCGGCTATAGGCCAACATTTAAAGAAGAGCGTCAGCTTTCTATTGAAGTACATCTATTTAATTTCCATCAAGATATATATGACCAATCTGTTGTTGTGGAGTGGCGTGTGCGTATTCGGGAAGAGAAAAAGTTTAATGGTATCGATGAGTTAGTTGCGCAAATCGCGAAAGATAAACAGACGGCGCAAGAATATTTTAGCACTGCGAAGAATATACTTGCTTTTTCAAATGAAAAGTAG
- the truB gene encoding tRNA pseudouridine(55) synthase TruB encodes MEGVLLLHKPKGMTSHDCVFKLRKILREKRIGHTGTLDPDVTGVLPICVGRATKIAQFLTSETKTYEGEVTLGFSTTTEDASGEVVEKQDVNRIITRQEVESVLAELTGTIEQVPPMYSAVKVNGKKLYEYARAGKEVERPVRTITIHEFALLDDREVFEGKAVSFRFRVTCSKGTYVRTLAVMVGEKLGFPAHMSHLVRTASGEFNLEDCISFEEIEQTVQNGTVDSIFISIDEALSKFPKMVVDDEQAEKIKNGMFLKNELQVTAPFITVFDTNERCLAIYEHHPKHPGMLKPMKVLVNNQELQL; translated from the coding sequence ATGGAAGGTGTATTATTACTACATAAACCAAAAGGCATGACGTCACATGATTGTGTATTTAAGTTAAGAAAGATATTAAGAGAGAAACGTATAGGTCATACAGGTACATTAGACCCAGATGTGACAGGTGTATTACCAATTTGTGTAGGGCGTGCTACAAAGATTGCGCAATTTTTAACAAGTGAAACAAAAACGTATGAAGGTGAAGTTACCCTTGGTTTCTCAACAACGACAGAAGATGCTTCAGGTGAAGTTGTGGAAAAACAAGATGTAAATCGTATTATTACACGCCAAGAGGTGGAATCCGTATTAGCAGAATTAACGGGGACAATTGAACAAGTGCCGCCGATGTACTCAGCTGTAAAAGTAAACGGAAAGAAACTATATGAATATGCCAGAGCAGGAAAAGAAGTAGAACGTCCAGTACGTACGATTACAATTCATGAATTTGCGCTACTTGATGACCGGGAAGTATTTGAAGGAAAGGCGGTTTCATTCCGTTTCCGCGTTACATGTAGTAAAGGAACATATGTGAGAACGTTAGCTGTTATGGTTGGTGAAAAGCTTGGTTTCCCGGCACATATGTCACATCTTGTGCGAACAGCATCAGGAGAATTTAACTTAGAAGATTGCATATCATTTGAAGAAATTGAACAAACGGTGCAAAATGGAACAGTGGATTCTATTTTTATTTCCATTGATGAAGCATTAAGTAAGTTTCCAAAAATGGTTGTAGATGATGAGCAAGCAGAAAAAATAAAAAATGGCATGTTTTTAAAGAATGAGTTGCAAGTGACAGCGCCATTTATTACAGTATTTGATACAAATGAACGTTGCTTAGCAATTTATGAACACCATCCAAAGCACCCTGGAATGTTAAAGCCAATGAAAGTACTTGTGAATAATCAAGAACTACAGCTATAA
- the rbfA gene encoding 30S ribosome-binding factor RbfA, with the protein MKLRANRVGEQMKKELGEIISRKIKDPRIGFVTVTDVQVSGDLQIAKVYISVLGDEQQKENTLKGLAKAKGFIRAEIGQRIRLRKTPEITFEFDESIAYGHRIDTLLHEINKDGKREE; encoded by the coding sequence ATGAAGCTACGTGCAAATCGCGTGGGCGAGCAAATGAAAAAAGAACTAGGCGAAATTATTAGTCGCAAAATTAAAGATCCACGTATCGGTTTTGTGACGGTAACAGATGTGCAAGTAAGTGGGGATTTACAGATTGCCAAAGTATATATTTCTGTTTTAGGAGACGAACAACAGAAAGAAAATACATTAAAAGGCTTAGCGAAGGCAAAAGGATTTATTCGTGCTGAAATTGGGCAGCGTATTCGTCTTCGTAAAACACCTGAAATTACCTTTGAATTTGATGAGTCTATCGCTTATGGACATAGAATTGACACGCTTTTACATGAAATTAATAAAGACGGTAAACGCGAAGAATAA
- a CDS encoding DUF503 family protein has product MIIASLSFECMIYDVHSLKEKRAILQRVLTRVKQRYNVSVSEVGHQDVWQRTEIAIVSVSSNRVVCEKEMNRVLAYVDSFPEIERTITQLEWY; this is encoded by the coding sequence ATGATTATCGCTTCACTCTCATTTGAGTGTATGATTTATGATGTGCATTCTTTAAAAGAGAAACGAGCAATTTTACAGCGTGTTTTAACTCGTGTGAAACAAAGGTACAATGTATCTGTTTCAGAAGTTGGACACCAGGATGTATGGCAACGTACAGAAATTGCAATTGTTTCCGTATCCTCAAATCGTGTTGTCTGCGAAAAAGAAATGAATCGTGTACTTGCGTATGTTGACTCATTTCCTGAGATTGAACGTACGATAACGCAATTGGAATGGTATTGA
- the infB gene encoding translation initiation factor IF-2: MSKIRVYEYAKKHNVSSKDIITKLKEMNIEVSNHMTMLDDEVVNNLDNQYNNGTEKPSVADEFEVEEKVVRSKKNSNNKKKKKGKGNEDKRQENFAGRQPTQTVETPDKVTFSGSLTVSELAKKLGKEPSELIKKLFMLGIMATINQDLDKDTIELIASDYGIEVEEEVIVSETEFETFMDEQDNEENLKERPAVVTIMGHVDHGKTTLLDSIRNSKVTAGEAGGITQHIGAYQVEVSDKKITFLDTPGHAAFTTMRARGAQVTDITILVVAADDGVMPQTVEAINHAKAAGVPIIVAVNKMDKPSANPDRVMQELTEYELVPEAWGGDTIFVPISAIQGEGIDNLLEMILLVSEVEEYKANPNRYAAGTVIEAQLDKGKGTIATLLVQNGTLRVGDPIVVGTSFGRVRAMVNDIGRRVKVAGPSTPVEITGLNEVPQAGDRFMAFADEKKARQIGESRAQQALVAQRGEKSKLSLEDLFQQIQEGEMKEINLIVKADVQGSVEAMAASLRKIDVEGVKIKIIHTGVGAITESDIILASASNAIVIGFNVRPDVNAKRTAELENVDIRLHRIIYKVIEEIEAAMQGMLDPEFEEKVIGQAEVRQTFKVTKVGTIAGCYVTDGKITRDSGVRIIRDGVVIFEGQLDTLKRFKDDVKEVAQNYECGITIERYNDLKEGDIIEAYIMEEVKR, encoded by the coding sequence ATGAGTAAAATTCGAGTATATGAATATGCGAAGAAACACAATGTCTCAAGTAAAGATATTATTACAAAACTAAAAGAAATGAATATTGAGGTCTCCAATCATATGACAATGTTAGACGATGAAGTAGTAAATAATTTAGATAATCAATATAATAATGGAACAGAAAAACCTTCTGTTGCAGATGAGTTTGAAGTAGAAGAAAAAGTTGTTCGCAGCAAAAAGAACAGCAATAATAAGAAGAAGAAAAAAGGCAAAGGAAATGAAGACAAACGTCAAGAAAACTTTGCTGGAAGACAACCAACACAAACAGTAGAGACACCGGATAAAGTTACTTTCTCTGGCTCTCTTACAGTAAGTGAACTTGCAAAAAAACTAGGAAAAGAGCCATCTGAACTTATTAAAAAGCTCTTTATGCTAGGTATTATGGCGACAATTAACCAAGATTTAGATAAAGATACAATTGAGCTAATTGCTAGTGATTACGGTATTGAAGTAGAAGAAGAAGTGATTGTTAGTGAAACAGAATTTGAAACTTTCATGGACGAGCAAGACAATGAAGAAAACTTAAAAGAACGTCCAGCGGTTGTTACAATTATGGGACACGTTGACCATGGTAAAACAACACTACTTGATTCTATTCGTAATTCAAAAGTAACTGCTGGTGAAGCTGGTGGAATTACACAGCATATCGGTGCATACCAAGTTGAAGTAAGTGACAAGAAAATTACGTTCTTAGATACACCAGGTCACGCAGCGTTTACAACAATGCGTGCACGCGGTGCACAAGTAACAGATATTACAATTCTTGTTGTTGCAGCTGATGACGGTGTTATGCCGCAAACAGTTGAAGCGATTAACCATGCGAAAGCAGCTGGAGTACCAATTATCGTTGCTGTGAATAAGATGGATAAACCATCAGCAAATCCAGACCGCGTAATGCAAGAGTTAACAGAGTACGAATTAGTGCCAGAAGCTTGGGGTGGAGATACAATTTTCGTACCAATTTCTGCAATTCAAGGCGAAGGAATTGACAACTTGTTAGAAATGATTCTTCTTGTAAGTGAAGTTGAAGAATATAAGGCAAATCCAAATCGCTATGCGGCTGGTACTGTAATCGAAGCACAGCTTGATAAAGGTAAAGGAACAATCGCAACATTACTTGTGCAAAACGGTACACTTCGAGTAGGAGATCCAATTGTTGTTGGTACATCATTCGGTCGTGTTCGTGCGATGGTAAATGATATTGGTCGTCGTGTGAAAGTTGCTGGTCCGTCTACTCCTGTTGAAATTACAGGTTTAAACGAAGTACCACAAGCAGGCGATCGCTTTATGGCATTTGCTGACGAGAAGAAAGCACGCCAAATCGGTGAGTCACGTGCACAACAAGCATTGGTTGCACAACGTGGTGAAAAATCTAAATTAAGCCTTGAAGATTTATTCCAACAAATTCAAGAAGGCGAAATGAAAGAAATTAACTTAATTGTGAAAGCAGACGTACAAGGTTCTGTAGAAGCAATGGCAGCATCACTTCGCAAAATCGATGTTGAAGGCGTAAAAATAAAAATCATTCACACAGGCGTAGGTGCAATTACAGAATCTGATATTATTTTAGCTTCTGCATCAAATGCAATCGTGATTGGATTTAACGTACGTCCTGATGTAAATGCGAAACGTACAGCTGAATTAGAAAATGTTGATATTCGCTTACACCGCATTATTTACAAAGTAATCGAAGAGATTGAAGCAGCAATGCAAGGTATGCTGGATCCTGAATTCGAAGAAAAAGTAATCGGTCAAGCAGAAGTTCGTCAAACATTCAAAGTTACTAAAGTTGGAACAATTGCGGGCTGTTACGTAACTGATGGTAAAATCACACGTGATAGCGGCGTACGTATCATTCGTGATGGCGTAGTTATTTTCGAAGGACAACTTGATACGTTAAAACGTTTCAAAGATGACGTAAAAGAAGTTGCACAAAACTATGAGTGTGGTATTACAATTGAAAGATATAATGATCTTAAAGAAGGGGACATCATTGAGGCGTACATTATGGAAGAAGTGAAGCGATGA
- a CDS encoding YlxQ family RNA-binding protein, translating to MSDWKSFLGLANRARKIISGEELVLKEVRGGKAKLVLLSEDASANTTKRITDKTTYYNVPMRKVENRQQLGHAIGRDERVVVAVLDEGFAKKLRSMLDTTYRG from the coding sequence GTGTCCGATTGGAAATCGTTTTTAGGACTAGCAAACCGTGCTCGGAAAATTATTTCGGGTGAAGAACTTGTTTTAAAAGAAGTACGAGGTGGCAAAGCAAAGCTCGTATTGCTTTCCGAAGATGCGTCAGCGAATACAACAAAACGTATCACTGACAAGACAACGTACTACAACGTACCAATGAGAAAAGTCGAAAACCGACAACAATTAGGGCATGCGATTGGGAGAGATGAGCGAGTCGTTGTAGCCGTGTTAGATGAGGGCTTTGCGAAAAAGCTGCGTAGCATGCTCGATACAACTTACCGGGGGTGA
- a CDS encoding YlxR family protein translates to MSNRKVPLRKCIATQEMKSKRELVRIVRSKEGEVSIDLSGKKSGRGAYLSKDKECILQAQKKNVLEHHLKAKVDNSLYEELLELVEKESK, encoded by the coding sequence GTGAGCAATCGAAAAGTTCCGTTACGAAAGTGCATTGCAACGCAAGAAATGAAGTCAAAGCGCGAGCTCGTTCGCATTGTTCGTTCCAAAGAGGGCGAAGTGTCAATTGATTTAAGTGGAAAGAAATCAGGACGCGGTGCATATTTGTCAAAAGATAAAGAGTGCATATTACAAGCGCAAAAGAAAAACGTTTTGGAACATCATCTAAAAGCGAAGGTCGACAATTCTCTTTATGAAGAGCTTCTTGAGCTTGTTGAGAAGGAGTCGAAGTAA
- the nusA gene encoding transcription termination factor NusA, with translation MSTELLDALLVLESEKGISKDIIIDAIEAALISAYKRNFNQAQNVRVSFNPEVGTIQVLARKDVVDSVFDPRLEISVEEARHINPNYQDGDILEIEVTPKDFGRIAAQTAKQVVTQRVREAERGVIYSEFSDREEDIMVGIVQRQDARFIYVSLGKVEALLPVSEQMPNEQYKPHDRIRVFITKVEKTTKGPQIYVSRTHPGLLKRLFEIEVPEIYDGTVEIRSVAREAGDRSKISVYAENIDVDPVGSCVGPKGQRVQRIVDELKGEKIDIVRWSNDPVEYVANALSPSQVVKVLVNEEEKATTVVVPDHQLSLAIGKRGQNARLAAKLTGWKIDIKSESDAKQLGIVTEEDNIIAFDSVEDEIE, from the coding sequence ATGAGCACGGAGTTGTTAGATGCTTTGCTCGTATTAGAATCAGAAAAAGGTATTAGCAAAGATATTATTATTGATGCGATTGAAGCAGCTTTAATCTCTGCTTATAAACGCAATTTTAACCAAGCACAAAACGTGCGTGTTAGCTTTAACCCTGAAGTGGGAACAATTCAAGTTTTAGCACGTAAAGATGTTGTAGACAGTGTGTTTGACCCACGTCTTGAAATCTCTGTAGAAGAGGCAAGACATATTAATCCGAACTATCAAGATGGCGACATATTAGAAATTGAAGTAACGCCAAAAGATTTCGGACGTATTGCAGCACAAACTGCAAAACAAGTTGTAACACAACGTGTACGTGAAGCGGAACGCGGCGTTATTTATTCAGAATTTAGCGACCGTGAAGAAGACATCATGGTTGGTATTGTGCAGCGTCAAGATGCTCGTTTTATTTATGTAAGCTTAGGGAAAGTAGAAGCACTATTACCTGTAAGTGAGCAAATGCCAAACGAACAATATAAGCCGCATGACCGCATCCGTGTCTTTATTACAAAAGTAGAAAAAACGACAAAAGGCCCACAAATTTACGTATCACGTACGCACCCAGGTCTTTTAAAACGTTTATTTGAAATTGAAGTACCAGAAATTTATGATGGAACAGTAGAAATTCGTTCTGTAGCACGTGAAGCAGGCGATCGTTCTAAAATTTCTGTATATGCAGAGAATATCGATGTTGATCCAGTAGGTTCTTGCGTAGGTCCAAAAGGACAACGTGTACAACGTATTGTAGATGAACTAAAAGGTGAAAAAATTGATATTGTTCGCTGGTCAAATGATCCAGTTGAATATGTAGCAAATGCTTTAAGTCCATCGCAAGTTGTAAAAGTACTTGTGAACGAAGAGGAAAAAGCAACGACTGTAGTTGTTCCAGATCACCAACTTTCATTAGCAATCGGTAAGCGTGGACAAAACGCAAGACTTGCAGCGAAATTAACGGGCTGGAAAATTGATATTAAAAGCGAGTCTGATGCGAAGCAACTAGGCATTGTAACAGAAGAAGACAACATAATCGCATTCGATTCAGTTGAAGACGAAATCGAATAG
- the rimP gene encoding ribosome maturation factor RimP, whose amino-acid sequence MDKKVTEVVEALAQPIVEELNLELVDVEYVKEGKDWFLRIFIDSETGIDIEECGAVSERLSEALDKEDPIPHLYFLDVSSPGAERPLKKEKDFQQAVGRQVAIKTYEPIDGEKMFEGKLLSYDGTTITLLLTIKTRKKEIQIPMEKVAKARLAVTF is encoded by the coding sequence ATGGATAAGAAAGTCACAGAAGTTGTTGAAGCACTTGCACAGCCGATTGTTGAAGAATTAAATCTTGAACTTGTAGATGTAGAATATGTGAAAGAAGGAAAAGACTGGTTTCTACGCATATTCATCGATTCTGAGACAGGAATAGATATTGAAGAATGTGGTGCGGTAAGCGAACGTTTAAGCGAAGCTTTAGATAAAGAGGATCCAATTCCTCACCTTTACTTTTTGGATGTATCGTCTCCTGGAGCAGAGCGCCCATTGAAGAAAGAAAAAGACTTCCAGCAAGCGGTAGGAAGACAAGTGGCAATTAAAACATATGAGCCAATTGATGGTGAAAAAATGTTTGAAGGAAAGCTACTGTCCTATGATGGTACAACAATTACACTATTATTAACAATTAAAACACGTAAAAAGGAAATCCAAATTCCGATGGAAAAAGTTGCGAAAGCGCGACTTGCTGTTACGTTTTAG